A genomic region of Dactylococcopsis salina PCC 8305 contains the following coding sequences:
- a CDS encoding DUF5615 family PIN-like protein, whose translation MLSLYFDEDSMDQALIIALRARGVDVISAADAEMLGVSDLEQLDYAKSQKRVLFSFNRRDFYRLHGQYLAKGKSHQGIILAKQQRYSIGQQLRQVLEVLNSKSEATMINNIVFLS comes from the coding sequence ATGTTATCTTTATATTTTGATGAAGACTCAATGGATCAAGCGTTGATAATTGCTTTACGAGCAAGAGGTGTGGATGTTATTAGTGCTGCCGATGCCGAAATGTTAGGAGTTAGTGATTTAGAGCAACTCGATTATGCTAAATCACAAAAAAGAGTTTTATTTTCTTTTAATCGCAGAGATTTCTATCGTTTACACGGTCAATATTTAGCTAAAGGGAAAAGTCATCAAGGGATTATTCTGGCGAAACAACAACGATATTCTATTGGTCAACAATTAAGGCAAGTTCTCGAAGTTTTGAATAGTAAATCTGAGGCAACAATGATCAATAATATTGTCTTTTTAAGTTAA
- a CDS encoding MFS transporter, with protein MNVLKTLTPAQKKNLAVLAISGLLFWTSLTTLLPTLPAYISDVGGSKHQVGLVMGSFAIGLLLFRAQLGQLSDQRSRKLVVMIGTFVVGTAPLGYLSVDSIPLLMAFRAFHGISIAAFTTGYSTLVVDWSPPEKRGELIGYMSLVVPVGLALGPALGGYLQVSVGYEVLFMTSATLGYLGLLFASQVTEAGKKQVEEKEREDTSQQAAFWTMLLSPRIRTPAMVLFMVGLVFGTLTTFLPLYVRELGIDLNPGLYYTTSAIASFAMRIFIGKASDQFGRGIFITMSLTLYVVAMFLLATANTPIEFLVAAIAQGAGGGTLIPMMIALMSDRSTTSERGRIYALSIGGFDLGIALAGPGIGSFAEILGYRGLFQLGVSLALVALLIFITRSSKSIAHSFRFATGREKDVYAVK; from the coding sequence GTGAACGTCCTCAAAACCCTCACTCCAGCACAAAAAAAGAATCTTGCGGTTCTTGCCATTTCAGGTTTACTATTCTGGACGAGCTTAACCACTTTATTACCGACTTTACCCGCTTACATCTCTGATGTTGGGGGAAGCAAACATCAAGTGGGACTGGTGATGGGGAGTTTTGCCATTGGGCTGCTCTTATTTCGCGCTCAACTGGGACAACTTTCCGATCAACGCAGTCGCAAATTAGTTGTGATGATTGGTACATTTGTTGTCGGAACTGCTCCTTTAGGTTATCTTTCAGTGGATTCAATTCCCCTTTTAATGGCATTTCGAGCGTTTCATGGCATCAGTATCGCCGCTTTTACCACAGGTTACAGCACCCTCGTTGTCGATTGGTCTCCCCCAGAAAAACGCGGGGAATTAATTGGTTATATGAGTTTGGTTGTTCCCGTTGGATTGGCGTTAGGACCCGCTTTAGGGGGATATCTACAGGTGAGTGTTGGGTATGAAGTCTTGTTTATGACTTCCGCAACGTTAGGCTATTTGGGGTTATTATTTGCCTCTCAGGTGACAGAAGCAGGGAAGAAACAGGTTGAGGAGAAAGAGAGAGAGGACACTTCACAACAAGCGGCCTTTTGGACAATGTTACTCAGCCCTCGCATTCGCACCCCCGCCATGGTTTTGTTTATGGTGGGATTGGTGTTTGGCACGTTAACGACTTTTCTTCCTTTGTATGTCAGAGAGTTAGGAATTGACCTTAATCCTGGACTTTATTATACGACTTCTGCGATCGCTAGTTTTGCCATGCGGATTTTTATCGGTAAAGCCTCGGATCAATTTGGTAGAGGAATTTTTATCACTATGAGTTTAACCCTTTATGTGGTGGCGATGTTCCTATTAGCAACGGCTAACACTCCGATCGAGTTTCTAGTCGCTGCGATCGCGCAAGGTGCGGGAGGAGGAACACTGATTCCGATGATGATTGCCCTCATGTCCGATCGATCGACCACCAGTGAACGCGGCAGGATTTACGCCCTCTCTATCGGCGGATTTGATTTAGGAATTGCTCTCGCCGGCCCCGGAATTGGCTCTTTTGCTGAGATTTTAGGCTATCGCGGTTTGTTCCAATTAGGAGTTAGTTTAGCACTGGTGGCGCTCCTCATTTTTATCACTCGATCGAGCAAAAGTATTGCACATTCTTTCCGTTTTGCCACAGGACGAGAAAAAGATGTTTATGCTGTTAAGTAA
- a CDS encoding NADP-dependent isocitrate dehydrogenase: MYDKITAPSVGTKITFKDGEPIVPDDPIIPFIRGDGTGYDIWPATQKVLEAAVKTAYGDKKKINWFKIYAGDEACEHYGQFQYLPEDTLQAIREYGVAIKGPLTTPVGGGIRSLNVALRQINDLYACVRPCRYYPGTPSPHKYPERLDVIIYRENTEDIYLGIEWKAETETAKKLIDFLNQDLIPNTPEHGKKQIPLDAGIGIKPISKKGSQRLVRRAIKHALQLPENKQMVTLVHKGNIMKYTEGAFRDWGYELATTEFRQECVTERESWILSNKENNPDLSLEENARQVEPGFDSVTPQRREEIIAEVKAILDTLWDSHGDGKWKQKVMVNDRIADSIFQQIQTRPEEYSILATMNLNGDYISDAAAALVGGLGMGPGANIGDQCAIFEATHGTAPKHAGLDRVNPGSLILSGVMMLEYLGWSEAAQLVEKGLAGAIAHKKVTYDLARMMTPKVDPPLKCSEFAQAIIDHF; encoded by the coding sequence ATGTACGACAAAATTACTGCCCCTAGCGTTGGGACAAAAATCACCTTCAAAGATGGCGAACCCATTGTTCCTGATGATCCGATTATTCCCTTCATTCGCGGCGATGGTACGGGTTACGATATTTGGCCCGCGACTCAGAAAGTTTTAGAAGCTGCCGTCAAAACCGCCTATGGTGACAAGAAAAAAATCAATTGGTTTAAAATCTATGCAGGCGACGAGGCTTGTGAACATTATGGTCAATTTCAGTATTTGCCAGAAGATACCCTGCAAGCGATTCGAGAGTATGGGGTTGCCATCAAGGGCCCTTTAACCACTCCCGTCGGCGGTGGGATTCGTTCCTTAAATGTTGCCCTCCGTCAGATTAATGATTTATATGCTTGTGTGCGTCCTTGTCGTTATTATCCTGGAACGCCTTCCCCTCACAAGTATCCAGAACGATTAGATGTGATTATCTATCGGGAAAATACAGAAGATATTTATCTCGGAATTGAATGGAAAGCGGAAACAGAAACCGCGAAAAAGTTAATTGATTTCCTCAATCAAGATTTAATTCCCAACACCCCTGAACATGGGAAAAAGCAAATTCCTCTTGATGCTGGCATTGGCATTAAACCCATTAGCAAGAAAGGATCACAGCGTTTAGTTCGTCGCGCCATCAAACACGCTTTGCAACTTCCTGAAAATAAGCAGATGGTGACTTTAGTCCATAAAGGCAATATTATGAAGTACACCGAAGGCGCGTTTCGCGATTGGGGCTATGAGTTAGCAACCACCGAGTTTCGCCAAGAGTGCGTAACGGAACGAGAATCATGGATTTTAAGTAATAAGGAAAACAATCCAGATTTGAGTTTAGAGGAAAATGCTCGTCAGGTAGAACCAGGCTTTGATAGTGTTACCCCACAACGTCGAGAGGAGATTATCGCAGAGGTGAAAGCGATTTTAGACACGCTTTGGGATAGTCATGGTGACGGGAAATGGAAACAGAAAGTTATGGTTAACGATCGCATCGCTGATAGTATTTTTCAGCAGATTCAAACTCGTCCTGAAGAGTATTCTATTCTCGCCACGATGAATCTCAACGGCGATTATATCTCGGATGCGGCTGCCGCTTTGGTGGGAGGTTTAGGTATGGGACCAGGGGCGAATATTGGTGATCAATGTGCAATTTTCGAGGCAACTCACGGCACAGCACCGAAACACGCAGGACTCGATCGCGTTAACCCTGGTTCTCTGATTCTATCTGGTGTGATGATGTTGGAATATTTAGGTTGGTCAGAAGCCGCCCAGTTAGTGGAAAAAGGACTCGCTGGCGCGATCGCACATAAAAAAGTGACTTATGACTTGGCTCGGATGATGACCCCAAAAGTTGATCCGCCGTTGAAATGTTCCGAGTTCGCCCAAGCAATCATCGATCATTTTTAA
- a CDS encoding beta-lactamase hydrolase domain-containing protein yields MDNTIALSPEFTIAGQITPEQLKTAKQEGYQAVLNLRVPGEQGFLDDEENQAKNAGLNYVNIPVSPSSISEVAPEVIQQLETLPKPVLVHCGSALRAGVMVLAYRGTREGKSAEELFNEARNAGFTVLDSKPPMKQFVEDYIANYRS; encoded by the coding sequence ATGGATAACACGATCGCCCTCTCCCCAGAATTTACCATCGCTGGACAAATTACTCCAGAACAATTAAAAACCGCCAAACAAGAAGGATATCAAGCGGTGCTAAACTTACGAGTGCCTGGAGAACAAGGATTTTTAGACGACGAAGAAAACCAAGCCAAAAACGCTGGCTTAAACTACGTCAATATTCCCGTTTCTCCTAGTTCCATCAGTGAAGTTGCCCCAGAAGTGATACAACAATTAGAGACACTTCCCAAACCCGTCTTAGTGCATTGTGGAAGTGCCTTACGTGCTGGTGTTATGGTTTTAGCCTACAGAGGAACACGAGAAGGAAAAAGTGCAGAGGAACTCTTTAATGAAGCCAGAAACGCGGGTTTTACAGTTCTAGATAGTAAACCGCCCATGAAACAGTTTGTCGAGGATTATATCGCTAACTATCGCTCGTAA
- the glmU gene encoding bifunctional UDP-N-acetylglucosamine diphosphorylase/glucosamine-1-phosphate N-acetyltransferase GlmU gives MVAVAVLAAGRGTRMKSNLPKVLHPLGGKSMLERVLDSCALIQPSRYFVIVGYEAEKVKESLTHWDHTEFVLQSQQLGTGHAVQQLLPFLEGSKEDVLILNGDVPLLRQETLQELLETHQENNNAATLLTAQLENPKGYGRVFCDENNQVQEIIEDRDCTGEQKLNRRINAGVYCFNWQKLSAILPHLSAENDQKEYYLTDVFTSLSPVMAMDVADIEEISGINNRQHLANAYTVLQGRIKEKWLLSGVTLIDPDSVTIDETVELGSDVTIEPQTHLRGNTVIGSGCRVGPGSLIENSQLGEKVTVLYSVLTDSTVEAGTRIGPYSHLRGKVKVGSGCRVGNFVEMKNTEVGEGCNVAHLSYLGDATLGNQVNVGAGTITANYDGVSKHRTIVGNNCKTGSNSVLVAPVTLGDEVTVAAGSVVTDDVDSDALVIARSRQVVKPGWRLQ, from the coding sequence ATGGTCGCAGTTGCAGTTTTAGCCGCCGGACGTGGAACTCGTATGAAGTCAAACCTCCCGAAAGTGTTACATCCTTTGGGGGGAAAGTCGATGCTAGAGAGAGTGTTAGACAGTTGCGCTTTAATTCAACCATCCCGTTACTTTGTCATTGTTGGCTATGAAGCAGAGAAGGTGAAAGAAAGCCTCACGCATTGGGATCATACTGAGTTTGTATTACAATCACAACAGTTGGGAACGGGTCACGCGGTACAACAGTTACTTCCTTTTTTAGAGGGGAGTAAAGAGGATGTATTGATTCTCAATGGGGATGTGCCGCTTTTGCGTCAAGAAACGCTACAAGAGTTGTTGGAAACTCATCAAGAAAACAATAACGCAGCGACGCTATTAACCGCACAATTGGAGAACCCGAAAGGTTATGGGCGAGTGTTTTGTGATGAAAATAATCAAGTACAGGAAATTATAGAGGATAGAGATTGTACTGGGGAACAAAAGTTAAATCGGCGCATTAATGCGGGTGTCTATTGTTTTAATTGGCAAAAGTTGAGCGCAATTTTGCCTCATCTATCGGCTGAAAATGATCAGAAAGAGTATTATTTAACGGATGTGTTTACTTCTCTGTCTCCAGTGATGGCGATGGATGTGGCGGATATTGAGGAAATTAGTGGGATTAATAATCGTCAACATCTAGCTAATGCTTATACGGTTTTACAGGGACGGATTAAGGAAAAATGGTTATTATCAGGGGTAACTTTGATTGATCCCGATAGTGTTACGATCGATGAGACAGTGGAGTTGGGGTCTGATGTGACGATCGAGCCGCAAACTCATCTCCGAGGAAACACTGTGATTGGTTCGGGATGTCGTGTGGGTCCGGGGAGTTTAATCGAAAATAGCCAACTGGGAGAAAAGGTAACAGTTTTATATTCGGTGTTAACGGATAGTACGGTAGAAGCGGGAACTCGCATTGGCCCTTATAGCCATTTACGAGGAAAGGTGAAAGTTGGTTCGGGTTGTCGGGTGGGAAATTTTGTGGAGATGAAGAATACAGAGGTGGGAGAAGGCTGTAATGTTGCTCATTTATCTTATCTGGGAGATGCCACTCTGGGAAATCAGGTTAATGTTGGTGCTGGGACGATTACGGCAAATTATGATGGGGTAAGTAAACATCGAACGATCGTCGGGAATAATTGTAAAACGGGGTCAAATAGTGTTTTAGTAGCCCCGGTGACGTTAGGAGATGAGGTGACGGTGGCTGCAGGATCAGTGGTGACGGATGATGTGGATTCGGATGCGTTGGTGATTGCTCGATCGCGCCAAGTGGTTAAGCCAGGTTGGCGACTCCAGTGA
- the purQ gene encoding phosphoribosylformylglycinamidine synthase subunit PurQ, with the protein MKFGVVVFPGSNCDRDVAYVLQDILKQPTRLVWHQETEISDLDVIIIPGGFSYGDYLRCGAIAQFSPIMKAVQQHATQGKLVLGICNGFQILTEVGLLPGALIRNQNLHFICDRVPLKVENTASVWTETYHKQTVITLPIAHGEGRYFAEPDTLKQIEDNGQVLFRYCNQKGEITAESNPNGSLNNIAGITNKTGNVLGMMPHPERASDEVLGATDGLHLFQSVLSHKVGMANLAH; encoded by the coding sequence ATGAAATTCGGAGTGGTGGTGTTTCCAGGGTCAAACTGCGATCGAGATGTCGCTTATGTTCTTCAAGATATCTTAAAGCAACCTACAAGATTGGTTTGGCATCAAGAAACCGAAATTTCAGACCTCGATGTCATTATTATTCCAGGTGGCTTTAGTTATGGGGATTATTTACGATGCGGCGCGATCGCCCAATTTTCTCCCATTATGAAGGCGGTTCAACAACACGCCACTCAAGGAAAATTAGTTTTGGGAATCTGTAATGGTTTCCAAATTTTAACTGAAGTGGGATTACTACCAGGGGCATTAATTCGTAATCAAAACTTACATTTCATCTGCGATCGTGTTCCCTTAAAAGTAGAAAATACCGCATCTGTTTGGACAGAAACTTATCACAAGCAAACCGTAATTACGCTCCCGATCGCTCACGGCGAAGGACGCTATTTCGCCGAACCCGACACCTTAAAACAAATTGAAGACAACGGACAAGTTCTCTTTCGTTACTGTAATCAGAAAGGAGAAATTACAGCAGAAAGTAATCCTAATGGGTCATTAAATAACATTGCAGGAATCACCAATAAAACTGGAAATGTGTTAGGAATGATGCCACACCCAGAACGTGCTTCTGATGAAGTATTAGGGGCAACCGATGGCTTACATTTATTTCAAAGTGTATTATCTCATAAAGTCGGCATGGCAAATCTTGCTCACTGA
- a CDS encoding Fur family transcriptional regulator yields MTTQRNRSQKRILNLLYQLDAAVSAQQIYVELRQREQPLGLATVYRALEALKLEGAVQARTLPTGESLYESIEHDQHYLTCLNCGESFPVNHCPVHELEKELKTSHQFQVFYHSLEFFGLCKQCQIITSDS; encoded by the coding sequence ATGACCACCCAACGCAACCGTTCCCAAAAACGTATTCTTAACTTACTTTATCAGTTAGATGCTGCTGTTTCCGCCCAACAAATCTATGTGGAATTGCGTCAACGAGAACAACCTTTAGGGTTAGCGACGGTTTACCGTGCCTTAGAAGCGTTAAAATTAGAGGGTGCAGTGCAAGCCCGCACCCTTCCCACTGGGGAATCACTGTATGAGTCGATCGAGCATGATCAGCATTATCTTACTTGTCTAAACTGTGGGGAATCATTTCCTGTTAACCATTGTCCCGTGCATGAATTGGAAAAGGAATTAAAAACGTCACACCAGTTTCAAGTTTTCTACCACAGCTTAGAATTTTTCGGACTCTGTAAACAATGTCAAATCATTACGAGCGATAGTTAG
- a CDS encoding DUF433 domain-containing protein, producing MTTTNIEIGTLISHSNQIKNGKPIITGTGITVNRIVSWYKLGLTPEEILNRMGHPSLNLAKIHAALSYYHANQEKMEADLVAELTEGDQFEQEWLQFNQKQQ from the coding sequence ATGACAACGACAAATATTGAGATTGGAACTTTAATTTCCCATTCTAATCAAATAAAGAATGGAAAACCAATTATTACGGGGACAGGGATAACTGTTAATCGTATTGTTAGTTGGTACAAACTCGGTTTAACACCAGAAGAAATTCTTAACCGAATGGGACATCCTAGTTTAAATTTGGCTAAAATTCATGCTGCCTTGAGTTATTATCATGCCAATCAAGAAAAGATGGAGGCTGATTTAGTGGCTGAATTAACAGAAGGAGATCAATTTGAACAAGAATGGTTGCAATTTAATCAGAAGCAACAATAA
- the purS gene encoding phosphoribosylformylglycinamidine synthase subunit PurS gives MRLLARKTVSQQTYKAQIYVTLRPSVLDPAGTAVASGLQQQGYTGVEAVRIGKYIQLTLTTDTEASAREQVDRMCHQLLANPVIENYSFELQQLATTVGG, from the coding sequence ATGCGGTTGTTAGCGAGAAAAACAGTGAGTCAACAAACCTATAAAGCCCAAATCTATGTTACCTTACGTCCCTCCGTTCTTGATCCTGCTGGCACGGCTGTTGCTTCTGGACTCCAACAACAAGGTTACACTGGAGTGGAAGCGGTGAGAATTGGCAAGTATATTCAGTTAACCCTTACCACCGATACCGAAGCCTCAGCAAGAGAACAGGTGGATCGAATGTGTCATCAATTATTAGCTAATCCTGTGATTGAAAATTACTCCTTTGAGTTACAACAGTTAGCAACAACAGTGGGAGGATAA